A single region of the Montipora capricornis isolate CH-2021 chromosome 13, ASM3666992v2, whole genome shotgun sequence genome encodes:
- the LOC138028710 gene encoding uncharacterized protein encodes MASRRRRFISAKCVNWIKVSMLVEVVIVVVNILFIETETPSTRIVDIIFLPLPNGKGDAITSKNTVSWKTLPEPVSTHSTQSSQTDPAKLYIEPKLKESCAERITEMDHGIVLFKNVTIRPKLARAKVLETRMERPQEEDELFKLDKGFFTMYCGPDFEAAKMKLHKSHKSDALTSWVLAFEAVSPSVLRLQEENKTFQAGQYLAVQRAEYANVYWTVIDLLDIFITADLLGVTPDKLNIILMDAHPPTQLDPFWSVLFQKLIRLGVDDNLTKFSNVVFERLTWRYPRMNCPLLNHGLKSYHLIQPFRKFVLKRFDIPSESHQRNCSKLKLHVLVNFRRNYQSHPRNLDGTVDRKITNENDVLKDINTTFPGITLTASQLDALPLKKQLELVASADIFFGMHGAAHAYPIFMPPGGAVVEMFNFNSGNWHMGKIATLAGHSHVTWTLTDRGAYNTVNRTTTIPKGIPSDLIRKAMKNICG; translated from the coding sequence ATGGCTTCTAGGAGAAGAAGATTCATTTCGGCAAAATGTGTCAACTGGATCAAAGTCTCTATGCTCGTTGAAGTGGTAATTGTCGTTGTGAATATTTTGTTTATTGAAACTGAGACACCTTCGACCCGAATTGTTGACATAATTTTTCTGCCATTGCCAAATGGAAAAGGAGACGCAATCACGTCTAAGAATACTGTGTCTTGGAAAACTCTACCGGAGCCAGTCTCGACCCATTCGACTCAGTCGAGCCAGACTGACCCTGCAAAGCTCTACATTGAACCGAAACTGAAAGAATCATGCGCAGAAAGGATAACAGAGATGGATCACGGGATAGTACTTTTCAAAAACGTCACTATACGACCGAAGCTCGCAAGAGCCAAAGTCCTTGAGACACGGATGGAGCGTCCTCAAGAAGAAGACGAACTCTTTAAATTAGACAAAGGCTTCTTCACCATGTATTGCGGCCCTGATTTTGAAGCAGCTAAAATGAAGCTTCACAAATCACATAAAAGCGACGCCTTAACGTCGTGGGTGTTGGCCTTCGAGGCAGTAAGCCCTTCAGTTTTACGGCTACAAGAAGAGAACAAGACATTTCAGGCCGGCCAGTATTTGGCCGTACAAAGGGCTGAATATGCCAATGTCTATTGGACAGTAATTGACCTCCTGGACATTTTCATTACAGCGGATCTTTTGGGTGTGACACCAGATAAGCTTAATATTATTCTCATGGACGCTCACCCTCCAACTCAACTGGATCCGTTTTGGAGTGTCTTGTTTCAAAAGTTAATAAGACTCGGCGTGGACGACAATCTAACCAAGTTCAGTAACGTTGTATTCGAAAGGCTCACGTGGAGGTATCCACGAATGAATTGCCCTCTATTAAACCATGGCCTCAAATCCTACCATCTCATTCAACCATTTCGAAAATTTGTCTTGAAGCGATTTGACATACCATCGGAATCCCATCAACGAAACTGCAGCAAGCTCAAATTACACGTTCTGGTCAATTTCAGGCGGAACTACCAAAGTCATCCCAGGAATCTTGATGGCACCGTCGATCGAAAAATTACCAACGAAAACGACGTCTTGAAAGATATTAATACCACTTTTCCAGGTATAACCCTCACCGCTTCCCAACTAGACGCCCTGCCGTTGAAAAAACAGTTAGAACTTGTTGCTTCGGCGGACATTTTCTTTGGCATGCATGGAGCTGCACACGCCTATCCGATCTTTATGCCACCAGGTGGAGCTGTAGTCgaaatgtttaattttaattcagGTAATTGGCACATGGGAAAAATAGCTACACTCGCAGGACATTCCCACGTTACGTGGACGCTGACTGATCGGGGAGCGTATAACACTGTGAATAGGACGACAACGATCCCCAAGGGGATTCCCTCGGACCTAATACGGAAGGCAATGAAGAACATTTGCGGTTGA